TAAGTTTCATTTGTAATTTGTGAATTAAAGTGTGTACCATAAATTCGGACGAACAGGGATGGTGTTTGAGAACAATTTCAAGCATGTACtgcataattttgtttttagtaatcatgatttttaactgacttgaaaaaaaatacagtagaaCACATTTAATATAGCTACGCATATATTGACTCAACGGCCTAATATGACCGAATGAcgaaactttaaaataagtGGTTAATCACAAACTTGTCGAAAGAAAAGATGAAATGACTTAATGGATGCATATGCATCCATTAAGTCATTTCATACTATATTAGTAACATTGCTTAGTGACatatttttaaggaaatataATGCCCTGTTTCGGTGGCAGATAGAACATAATTTTTTACCCATCCCCTTTAATGTGCAAGTTGTGTATTGGCTTGCTTAGTTCAAATCTTAGTGTCAATTTAAGGCCCTCCCTTAAGCAAGACAATGTGcaaaccatatttttagaagctatctactcgaaatttgtaatacatattctaagaaataatatatttgtaatgtgtTACCTTTAATATGGTTGtttgatattttgaaataaaatggatattaTGTTTCCTGATGCTATGATACATTGTATATTTGCCTAGATagtgatcaccgtacacaaagtgtttaaACCTTCCATCATAGCCTACATAAGTGTTGCGTTATGGGgccagcctgtatatccggttcaaacaggctggTATAATTGTGGGGACTGCCTAGGGGTAATCGTCCCTGGCCAATCAACATCCTATTGAACTCTGCttcacataccatcaggcgaaagtcCCTTaccacatctgtctgcctgttaGAATGTGATAAACTACAACACTTTCCAAtggatttcaattaaatttggtatggagatagtttagaAATATATTGCGTAGAATATTGCCTACATTTTATCccaggacttttatcctggaattATTAGTAAATCTTTGAATATTCCCACCCATAACATGCCCTGACAAGTATGGAATGAAGTACTCAAGTTTGTCTGCTTGAGGAGGGGCCTTTATTGTTAACCACAATTTGAATAATGCCAAACCAGATTTTCTATTTAGGAGAGGCAGTCCCATGCTTCCTTTTAACGCCCATGGTGGCTTGCACAAGTTTGGCACATTCTAAAATTTGTTAGATATCCAGTTTTGAATTGATGTCGTAATTCTGTGGAATCAGCAGGAATAATTAATCATGTCATATTTTGTTGCTGAAATTACTCATAAAAAACACTAGAtatcacttcacttaccatcagggtcaGTGAAGTGCAACAGTTAAACATCTTCAAaacttttgaatatttaatatttactaacattttattttctgtttttacAGCCGTGTGGTCAGGAAAGCTATTGCTCGTGTTTACATTGTTTACCATCAAAAAATGAAGGTCAACTTGAGAAACCTTTACAAGAACAAGAAGTACAAGCCTTTGGATTTGAGAGCCAAGAAGACCCGTGCTATGCGCAAGGCTTTAAGTAAACATGAAGCAAAGATCAAGACCAGCAAAGAAATCAGGAAGAAATCACTCTTCCCACCTAGAGTGTATGCTGTAAAAGCCTAAATAAAATAGTGATCTAAATATCCactttttatctattttaattcaGACATCCTTATATAATACAGATATTAGTGGCTATATGAATATCTATTCAACTCCATTTGTCCTAcaatactgatttttttttatactaagtgAATGATTATTTTGAGCAGTCCGATCGCTCTTACTATCTGACGAGCAGATTGCTTGTATAGTTCCAGTGATGTTACTATGAACATAATCCAAACTTAGGTtactaaaaaattaacaaaattgtagGGTGCGTTAGGGTAAAATTAGACGCTTTCTCAGCATGCTGAACAGTTTTtacgaattattattttacaattctatGGCAGTTATCGGAATGAATCATTAACTAGgctatatttaatgaatatacctactaaaatgaatattttttaaattctttaaaaatgacagttaatgttttatcaGGCTTTGAGAGATACTTTTATGAATAGGTGAGAAAGACAGGATCTTCACAATTCGGACTAGTCTCTAAAGTCGTCTATATTGATTTGAAGAAATGTTAAGTACACAtgtaaataagtaacaaaatattttcacatatcaGGTAtatggttaccaattttggcagtctgtgactaattaaaatgaaacattttcttcataatttggtagtttatttaattagtcgaagtatttatttataaaccattGTTATCGAAGCCCTTTTGCCATCTCATAGGAAGTTCATTGATCCCTTACTAAAAAACCATGGGGGGCGAGAATCGATAAACTGTATGAAGACGGTTTGGAGTATCACATCGGAGTCAGTTTTTTCTCCTTGTAAAAAGTTCTCCAAATTACGAAAAAGTGGTAATCCTGTTGGAACAAGGCTCAGGGAGTATAGTTGATTTCGCACACATTTCAATTGCCGCGACTTTAGTTTAGCGGCCGTCTGTTGTGCAGTTCATGATTTAGAGTTGTCCTGAAGCCCCAGTGGCTTAAAGTGATTGACCAGCCTCGGTTGCTTAGCAGCTAGTTTGCAGTTGCTGACAAAAATATCTGCCGTAATCGTT
This DNA window, taken from Manduca sexta isolate Smith_Timp_Sample1 chromosome 23, JHU_Msex_v1.0, whole genome shotgun sequence, encodes the following:
- the LOC115440976 gene encoding 60S ribosomal protein L35 isoform X2; the protein is MGKVKCSELRKKDKKELFKQLEELKTELTNLRVAKVTGGVASKLSKIRVVRKAIARVYIVYHQKMKVNLRNLYKNKKYKPLDLRAKKTRAMRKALSKHEAKIKTSKEIRKKSLFPPRVYAVKA